One window of Pithys albifrons albifrons isolate INPA30051 chromosome 18, PitAlb_v1, whole genome shotgun sequence genomic DNA carries:
- the DNAJC5 gene encoding dnaJ homolog subfamily C member 5, translating to MADQRQRSLSTSGESLYHVLGLDKNATSDDIKKSYRKLALKYHPDKNPDNPEAAEKFKEINNAHAILTDATKRNIYDKYGSLGLYVAEQFGEENVNTYFVLSSWWAKALFVFCGLITACYCCCCLCCCCNCCCGKCKPKPPEGEEQEYYVSPEDLEAQLQSDEREASDAPIVIQPASATETTQLTADSHPSYHTDGFN from the exons ATGGCAGACCAGAGGCAACGTTCCCTCTCTACCTCTGGGGAGTCCTTGTACCACGTGCTGGGGCTGGACAAAAATGCCACTTCAGATGATATAAAAAAGTCATACAG gaAACTGGCATTGAAATATCATCCTGATAAAAACCCTGATaatccagaggcagcagaaaaatTCAAAGAGATCAATAATGCCCACGCAATATTGACTGATGCCACAAAGAGGAACATTTACGATAAGTATGGGTCTCTGGGGCTCTATGTAGCAGAGCAGTTTGGTGAAGAAAATGTGAACACATACTTCGTGCTGTCCAGCTGGTGGGCAAAG GCCTTGTTTGTGTTCTGTGGGCTCATCACAGCCtgttactgctgctgctgcctgtgctgctgctgtaatTGCTGCTGTGGGAAGTGTAAACCCAAACCTCCCgaaggggaagagcaggaatACTACGTCTCTCCAGAGGACTTGGAGGCACAGTTGCAGTCAGATGAAAGGG AGGCCTCAGACGCACCTATTGTGATACAACCAGCATCAGCCACAGAGACaacccagctcacagctgactccCACCCCAGCTACCACACTGATGGATTCAATTAA
- the LOC139680413 gene encoding corticoliberin-like: MRVRMISAASVLVLLFLPSETCSPLQWPRGPSRRLTLAPQPTWEPWMAAPRPPVPAAHPLPQRLCQLHGAEPSPALRAPRALQSGRRRDGKPNSLDLTFHLLREFLEMSREERLAQKALSNKLLLQSIGK; encoded by the coding sequence ATGCGGGTCAGGATGATTTCGGCTGCCTCCGTCCTCGTCCTGCTCTTCCTGCCCTCGGAGACCTGCTCACCCCTGCAGTGGCCCCGGGGTCCATCCCGCAGGCTGACCCTGGCCCCCCAGCCCACCTGGGAGCCCTGGATGGCGGCCCCGCGACCCCCGGTCCCTGCCGCCCATCCCCTGCCCCAAAGACTGTGCCAGCTCCATGGGGCAGAGCCCTCCCCGGCGCTCCGAGCCCCGCGGGCGCTGCAGAGCGGCAGGAGACGAGACGGCAAACCCAACTCGTTGGATCTCACCTTCCACCTCCTGCGCGAGTTCCTGGAGATGTCCCGGGAGGAGAGACTGGCCCAGaaggcactcagcaataagctcctgctgcagagtATAGGAAAATGA